In Pseudomonadota bacterium, the sequence GTCTGCAATTGCAATTTCGGCTGGATCACCTGAAATCTTGATGACATCAGATGTTCCCAAATGAGCTAGAGCCTTCTCTACTGATCGCAGATTACCCATTCCATAATCGACTACTACGACCAAAGCCATATTAAACAGTCAACTGACTAGAGTTGCCCCTTAGTTGAAGGGAGAGCACCACCACTGCGCACATCAACGGCCACGGCCATACGCAGTGCGCGGCCAAATGCCTTAAATACTGTTTCAGCTTGATGGTGCGCATTGATCCCCTTCAAATTATCGATATGAAGAGTAACCTTCGCTTGATTCACAAAACCTTGAAAAAATTCTCGGATCACATCAACATCAAAGTCACCGATGCGGCCTCGAACATAATTGACTGAATACTCTAGGCCTGGCCTTCCCGACAAATCAACCACTACTCGCGACAGAGCTTCATCGAGGGGAACATAGCAATAACCATACCTAAAGGTTCCCTTTTTATCAGGAAGCGCTTTAGCAAAAGCTTGGCCCAGCGTGATACCAATATCCTCCACCGTATGATGGATATCAATATGGAGGTCCCCCTCAGCCTTTATGGAAAGATCAAATAACCCATGACGTGCAACTTGGTCAAGCATGTGATCGAAAAATCCAATTCCTGTACTGATATCAGACTTTCCAACGCCGTCCAAGTTAACCTCTACCGAAATTTGAGTTTCGAGCGTACTTCTTTCGACTTTAGCAATTCTATCCATGTGAGTCTTCAAGCTTTAAAATGATAGGTATAAAGAGTGCTATTTTATACGAATAACGTCATCCATCAATGCGCGAGGATTAATTGCAAACGCTCGAGCATCTGCCCAACCATCTCCTCAGTTCCAACAGTGATGCGAAGAAAATCCTCAATTCGAGTTGGGCGAGTAAAGTGCCGCACAAGAATATCGGCTTGCCGAAGTTCATGGTACAGCACCCGAGCTGAGAACCGCTCATGACGCGCAAACACAAAATTAGTTGCCGAAGGCAAAACTAAAAACCCTAACGCCGATAATCCAGACGAGAGCCTTTCACGATTAAACATAATATCGAGTCGCACTTTATTCAAATAATCGCGATCTTCTATCGCTGCAATCGCTCCAGCTGAAGCAAGTCGATCAACAGGGTACGAGTTAAAGCTGTCCTTAACTCGATGCAAAGCCTCTATCAAATCAGCATGTCCCAACGCGTACCCAACGCGCAGTCCTGCTAGCGCATGCGACTTCGAGAGAGAACGAGTCACCACGAGGTTCGGAAACTCTTGGATAAGTACCACAGAGGATGCCGCGCCAAAATCGACATAAGCTTCATCAATGACTACCGTTTTATCAGATTGACTTTCCAACAATCTACGAATTGAAGGAAGTCCAATATCAATTCCAGTCGGCGCATTAGGGTTAGGCAGAATAATACCGCCATTTCCCTTTGAATAATCTTCTATGTCGATCAGGAAATCAGCATTTAGCGGAATTTCTTCATAGCATAAATCAAACAACCGGCAATAACTTGGATAAAAACTGTACGTAATATCTGGAAACAAAACCGGCTGGTTAGACTTAAAGAGCCCGCGAAAAACATGCGCCAGAACTTCGTCTGAACCATTGCCAACAAAAACATTATCGACGGTTAAGCCCTCCGAAGAAGCAATCGCCTCACGCAGCTTTGAGCAACGCGGATCTGGATACAACCGAAGGTCATCACCCACACACCTTGCAATCGCCTCGATCGCCTTTTTACTGGGTCCGTATGGACTTTCGTTCGTATTAAGTTTAATGACCGTTTTTGACTCAGCCTGCTCTCCGGGAACGTAGGGACTCAGCCGACTGACCACATCACTCCAAAAACGACTCATAGCTGAAATCTCTTTTCGGCCGATCGAGCGTGAGCTTCAAGCCCTTCCTCTCGCGCCAGCTTAGCGGCGATACGACCTAGGTCTCGAGCTCCAGACTCGCTGACCTCAATCAAACTCGTACGCTTCTGAAAATCATAAACGCCTAACGGCGATGAAAAACGAGCCGTTCCCGACGTCGGCAACACATGATTAGGTCCAGCACAGTAATCACCAAGAGCCTCGGATGTATACCTACCCATGAAAATCGCACCCGCGTTATCAATCTGATCTAAAAGCAAACCAGGCTCCTCAACAGAAAGCTCCAGATGCTCTGGAGCAATGCTGTTAGCAATCTTACACGCCTCGCTAAGATCTTTAACTAGAATCAATGCACCGCGATCCTCTAACGATTTTTTGATCACTGACTTACGCGGCATCTCCGGTAGAAGTGCTGCAACCCTTTCTTGTACCCGACGCAAAAATAACTCATCGTTCGTAATCAAAATCGATTGCGCCAACTCGTCATGTTCAGCCTGAGAAAAGAGATCCATAACTATCCAGTCAGGATTAGTCTTCCCATCACAAATTATCAAAATCTCAGACGGTCCCGCGATCATATCAATGCCAACGACCCCAAAAACCTTTTTCTTTGCTAATGCTACGTATGCGTTGCCCGGGCCCACGATCTTGTCTACCTTATCAATCGTTTGGGTCCCGTAAGCAAGGGCGCCGATCGCTTGTGCGCCACCGATTTGATATACCCGGCCTACTCCAGCGATATGCGCCGCCGCAAGAACGACAGGGTTAACGACGCCGTTAGGTGTTGGCACCATCATCACAATCTCTTTAACTCCAGCAACACGCGCTGGAATTGCATTCATCAACACAGAGGATGGATAAGCCGCTTTACCTCCTGGAACATAAAGTCCAACCCGAGCTAGAGGGACAATCTTTTGACCCAGAAGACTTCCTGACTCATCCCGATAAGACCAGGAGCCCTGCACCTGTCGCTGATGGTAACTCTCTATGCGATGCGAAGCAGCCCTTAACGCTTTAATAACTTCACTGTCAACAGCACTGAGCGCCGACCGTAAACCCTCTCGGTCAACCGTTAAATCTTCGATCGATGCTGCTTGAGTCTGATCAAATTTATTCGTGAGTGCAATGAGCGCAGCGTCACCATACTTACGGACCTGCTGAAGTATGTCATCCACAACAACCTCAATGGCCGAAGCAGAGTTTTCCTCAAAAGCCAATGTCTTTCTCAATTGCTGATCGAAACACGCGTCCTCGTACCTAAGAACCTTAATCATTAGACCTCTTTAATGTATTCACCGCCAGCCTAAAGGCATCTATAATCGGTTGCACCATTGCATGCTTTAACTTTAATGATGCAGCACTCACAATTAATCGGGAACTGATCTGACGAACCTCCTCTACAGCCACAAGTTTATTCGCCTTTAGTGTTTTACCACTCGATACAAGATCAACAATCGCATCAGCCAAACCAACTAAAGGAGCGAGCTCCATTGAGCCATAAAGTTTAATCAAATCAATATGAACTCCCTTCTGGGCAAAATGATTCCGTGCGGCTTTTTCATATTTCGTAGCCACCCTCAGGCGCGCTCCAGAACGAATAACATTGGCGTAATCTACGCCCTCTGGCACCGCTACCATCAATTTGCATTGAGCAATCCCCAGATCTAGCGGCTCATACATGCCCTTTCCATCATGCTCGAGTAATACATCCTTACCCGCGACTCCAAGATCAGCAGCCCCTCTTTGAACATACGTCGGCACATCACTCGCCCGAACAATGATAATGCGCAATCTGGGGTCAGAAGTCCCGATAATTAGTTTTCTCGATTTTTCGGGATCATCAAGCAGATGTATCCCCATGCCCTTTAAAAAAGGCAAGGTGTCCTCAAGGATGCGTCCTTTGGAAAGAGCCATCGTGACGCATTCACCAGATTTAACCAATGCTATAACCCCAATAATTTATGAAAAAAAGTAACCGAAAACTCGCACGTAAACTAATTGGCAACGCGCTTAATTTTTGCTCCTAAACGCCCCAATTTTTCTTCGATCCGCTCATAACCCCGATCCAGATGGTAAATACGACCTACAGCGGTCTCACCAGAGGCGATTAAGCCGGCAATGATCAAGCCAGCAGACGCACGAAGGTCGGTGGCCATTACCTCGGCTCCAGTAAGTGAATTGACTCCCTGAATAACGGCCATATTACCTTGGATTTCAATCTTCGCGCCGAAACGTTTGAGCTCTTGTGCATGCATGAATCTATTCTCGAAAATAGTTTCCGAGATAGTACTAGTGCCATCGGCAATTGTATCAAGAGCCATAAACTGCGCCTGCATATCCGTCGGAAACCCAGGATAAGGCGCAGTTTTTATGTCTATTGGATTCAGCTGGTGCGATACAGTTAAAAGTAAGTTATCCCCCTCATGCCTGATGACAGCACCTGCTCCTGTGAGCTTTAACATGATAGAACTTATTATGCTCGCATCTACTCCTTTAAGTAATAGTTCCCCACGAGTTGCCGCCACTGCGCTCATATAGGTCCCAGCCTCGATCCGGTCAAACATAACAGCATGATCAAATCCATTGAGCGACTGAACGCCTTCAATTCTAATGGTCTCCGTACCTGCGCCCGTAATTTTAGCTCCCATAGCCGATAGGCACTTAGCAAGATCTAAAACCTCGGGCTCCATCGCAGCATTTCTCAAAATGGTGACACCATCGGCCAAGGTTGCGGCTAACATAAGGTTCTCTGTACCAGTCACCGTAACAAGATCAAAAACAATCTCTGCGGCTACTAATCGTTTGGCGGTAACATAAAGGTACCCTTGGTCAATTTCAACGCGAGCGCCCATGGCTTCAAGGCCCTTAATGTGCTGATCGACAGGGCGCTGCCCTATCGCACACCCTCCTGGCAAGGACACTTTCGCTTCGCCGAACCGAGCCACAAGCGGCCCTAAAACCAGTACCGAAGCCCGCATAGTTCTCACTAATTCATAAGGCGCTTGCAACCGATTCACATCCTTCGCCGACAAGAGGACTCCCATCTTTTCATCGAGCTCAACATCAACACCGATATGCCCCAAAAGGGTCAGCATTGTTGTGACGTCTTGAAGATGAGGTAAGTTACGAATTCGGACAACTTCCGAGGTCAAAAGACTCGCACAAAGTATTGGAAGCGCAGCATTCTTCGCCCCCGACACGTTTACTTCGCCAAACAGCTCTACTCCGCCTTGGATTACAAGCTTCTCCACACTAGCCTTTTTGAGCTTCCCACTCAGTTGGACTAAATGTCTTCATTGATAGCGCATGAATCTCGCTTTTCATGCGATCACCCAAAGCTATATATACGATCTGGTGACGCTGCAGCCGACTTTTACCATCAAAAGCCGCACTTACAATAACTGCCTCAAAATGTTGGCCATCGCCGATCACCGAAATGTGATTACAGGCTAACGAATCCTCTATGTATGCTTTAACATCATCTGGAGTAACCATAAATTTAAACCCTGCTTAACCTCGGAGCTTATAACCACTCCGAATTAGTGACAAACATCCCAATGATAAGATCAAACTCGCCATTGAGACAACACAAATACTGATTTCAACCGGCACATCAGACCTGCCAAAGAACCCAGCACGAAATCCATCATTCAAGTAAAAAAACGGGTTAGCATGCGAGATCATCTGCCAAAGCGGTGGTAGACTTTCTACCGAATAAAAAACTCCAGACAAAAAAGTCATAGGCAAAATAACGAAATTTTGAAAGGCTGCAACCTGGTCAAATTTGTCCGCCCAAATTCCCGCAATGAGTCCCAGAGAACCAAGTATAACGCCACCGCAAGCACCAAAGAATAAGATATAAAAAATATTACTGATGGGAATGCTCACAAAAAACATTGACGCAATGATTACACCTGAAGCTACAATCAATCCTCTCAGGCAAGCTGCAGAGATATACGCGGCAAAAAACGCGTGGTGAGATAACGGCGTAAGCAGAATAAAAACGATACTGCCCATCATTTTTGACTGAGCCAAACTAGATGACGTATTAGCAAAAGAATTTTGTAACAAACTCATCATGGCGAGCCCCGGTACTAAAAAGGTCGCGTAATCGATTTCTAAATCAGGATAAACACTGATTCTATTTTTGAGAGCATGAGAGAAAATCAGCAGGTAAAGGAGAGCGGTGAGGACAGGAGCGCCGAGAGTTTGAAGAGGCACTTTCCAAAACCTTAAAACCTCCTTCAAGAAAAGAGTACTAAACCCCGACATCTTATTCTGACCGCTCCGGGCTAGCTCTCATGATCGACAAAAAGACATCCTCGAGATCTTCGTTCTCCGTTTCCAGCGTATCGATGTGATACTCCAACTCACGCACTGACCGAAGAACACCCTCAATCTCCGATGGATTTGAAACTCTAACAAGATATTCCCCTGACTCGACACACACCGTATCAGGCAAGAGAGTTTCAAGAGGAGATAAACCTGCTTTCGCTGGTTGTTTCACCCGAAAACGAATCACACACTCTTTATCCCTTTGCAACAAACGATCCGTAGACTCAATCATCACGAGTTCACCATTTTTCAGCATTCCGATGCGGCTACAAAGACTCTCAGCCTCTTCTAAGTAGTGCGTCGTGAGCACTATCGTGTGGCCCTCATCATTCAACTTTTGAATGAACAACCAAAGATTCTTTCTTAAATCCACATCAACCCCGGCGGTCGGCTCATCTAATATAATTACAGGAGGCCGATGCACCAATGCCTGAGCAACTAATACTCGCCTCTTCATACCTCCTGATAGCGATCGCATATTGGCATTCGCCTTTTCTGTCAAATTTAAGCCAAACAGTATCTCGTCGATCCAAACATCATTTTTTTTAACCCCGAAGTATCCCGATTGAAACGTCAGTGTTTGTCTAACAGTAAAGAAGGGATCAAATACCAATTCTTGAGGAACAACTCCTAAAGCATGTCGAGCAGATTGATAGTCTCCCAAAACGTCATGACCCATGACTTTTATTGATCCGCTATCCACGCGGCAAAGCCCTGCTACGGAATTAATCAACGTTGTCTTCCCCGCTCCGTTTGGCCCAAGAAGCCCAAAAAACTCACCACGAGGGACCGAGAAACTAACATTCCTCACCGCGTTAACAGATCCGAATGATTTCGAAACTGCCTTGATCTCAAGAGCGGGGCATGCCGTACCATCCATAAATAATTTAGTTCAGCTTAATCTTTAGGAGGTCGGTAACCCCGTACAAACTCACGAGCCCGCTCAACGCATTGGGCAACGACTTAAATACCACCTTATTGCTCGAAGCCCTTACACAGCCCAACATAAAAACGATTGCAGAGGAATCTAGTTCCTGCAGATCCGAAAAATCAATCGTGAGATGCCCTTGCGCCAAAGCGGCCTTAGCTTCCTCAAGCCGCTGTACATAAGTCATCATGGTTAACTCACCCCGCAGCTTGAACGAACCGGCATTTCCTGCAATTATCACCGCTTAGCTCCGCTGTCAGTGCTGACATTTTGGGCATTTTTCTGCTTCAGCGTCTCAATTAAACCTTCGATACCAGACGATTGGATCTCAGTTTGAAAAAGACTGCGGTTGTTAACAATCAAACTCGCACCATCGATTTGCAAATCGAATACTTTCCAGTTGCCATCGATCAATTCCATGTCGTAATTCAAAGCGATCGGCTGAGCCACCGCTGTAGGCAATTTAATTAATGATTCAACAAGCGCCCATTCTGGTTTTTCTGAAGCACGAAGGGGTAGAATCTGAATTTTGACCCCCTTGAAACGGGTGAACGCTGAGGCATACGATCTTACTAACAATGTTCGAAACTCCTGAACGATTAGCGCCCTCTGCTTAGGCGTAGCCTCGCGCCATGACCTACCGACAGCCAACCGTGCCATTCTCGGAAAATCAAAATGGGGTGCAACTTGAGCTTCAACGAACTTAATTGTTTTTTCCATGTCCCCGGAAGCGATATCAGCATCGGTCTCAACCTTATGCATGATTTTAGCGACGACATCCCTCACAAGCACATCAGGCTTAACGTCTGCACCAAAAGCATTTGAAGCGCCAAGCGCGAACAAAAAACAAACACTAATTAATGGATTAGAAACTTTCATTTAAAAACACCTAGCGCATTATAAGAAATTGGACCATGTAACTAATCACTCTTTTTTTCAGACATTTTTCCATACAAGAACTGACCAATCACCTTCTCCAACACAATAGCAGATTGTGTAATACGAACACGATCCCCGTCCTCTAAGTTTTCAAGGGCACCTCCTGGATCGATCCCCACAAACTGATCCCCCAGGAGGCCAGACGTGAGAATCGAGACTGAGCTATCTGCAGGAAACTGGAATTGCTTATCTAAGTTAAGATTAACCACAGCTCTAAGACTTTGGTTACTGAAAGTTACACTATCAACTCGCCCGACAATAACCCCAGCGCTTTTGACAGGAGCTTTTGCTTTCAGCCCGCCAATGTTGTCGAACTCTGCAGACACCTTATAACCTTCTGATTTGATGATGGAGTCCACATTTCCAGCTTTAAGCGCCAAAAATAAAAGCGCTCCAATTCCCGCTGCCACAAACACTCCAACCCATAGGTCGATAACTGATCTTTCCATTTAATGTGCCCCCGTAAACATAAATGCGGTCAAAACAAAATCCAACGCTAACACAGCCAGCGCAGACGTCACCACGGTTCTTGTTACCGCTCTAGAGACACCTTCAGCAGTCGGCAGTGCGGCGTATCCCTCATAGACTGCTATGGCACTCACAGCAGTCCCAAAAACAACACTCTTAATAACACCATTCAAAATATCGTGATGAAAATCAACACTCGACTGCATTTGGGACCAAAAAGCCCCTGAATCAACCCCAATCACCACAACAGTAATTAGGTAGCCTCCAATAATACCCATTGCAGAAAAAATGGCCGCCAGCAAAGGCATCGAAATAAATCCACCCCAGAACATAGGAGCTAACACACGCGCGTGTGGATCGACCGCCATCATCTCCATTGCAGAAAGTTGCTCCGTTGTTTTCATGATGCCAATCTCAGCGGTTATCGCGGATCCAGCGCGACTCGCGAACAACAAGGCCGAGACCACTGGTCCTAGTTCGCGCACTAATGAAAGCGCCACCAGTGTCCCCACAGCCCCGGTCGATCCATATCTTTTAAGCGTCTCATACCCCTGCAACCCCAGCACCAAGCCAACAAAAAGTGCAGAGACGATAATGATCACCAAGGATAAGACACCCGCAAAGTGTATCTCTGCGACAAGCAGACTGGGACGACGCAGAACGATTGATGAGCGCGAGACAACTCGCACCATAAAAATACTTGCTTCTCCAAGTCTCCATATCGAGTTAATAGTGGCCCTGCCGAGTTTTGACAGTATCTCGCGGAAAAAATTCATAGATCAGATCTGCCCATGCCCAATCTCCAAATCGTCCTCATAAGGTCTCGAAGGAAAATGAAACGGCACGGGACCATCTACCTCGCCATTGACGAATTGGCGCACTAGGGGATCTTTCGAATCGAGTAACTCGCTGGGCGCACCTCTAACCGTTATAGATCCGCGAGACAGCAACACCACTTCGTCGGCCACCTTAAACGAAGCCTTTATATCATGCGTTACAAAAATGGAGGTAATGCCCAAAGCGTCGTTCAGCGTCCTGATCAAGTTCCCTGTGATGGCAGTAGATATCGGGTCTAGCCCAGTAAAGGGCTCATCATAAAGCATCAAGCTTGGGTCCAGAGCAATAGCTCGCGCCAAGGCCACCCGCCTCGCCATTCCTCCCGACAGTTCAGCTGGCATCAGCTTAGAGACCCCCCTAAGCCCGACTGCGTGAAGCTTCATCAACACTAAATCTCTAATTGCCGACTCTGGTAACGCAGTTTGCTCTCTCAAGGGGAACGCGACATTCTCAAAAACATTAAGATCAGTAAACAGTGCTCCATACTGAAAAAGCATACCAATTTTTTTACGATATGCAAAAAGTTCTCGGTGCTTCATTTGATTTACGACACTTGCTTCGCAAGTGACTTTCCCTTGCTGCGGGCGCACCTGCCCGCTAATCAGCTTAAGAATGGTCGTCTTTCCCGACCCACTACCGCCCATAATGGCTGTAACCTTACCCGCCGCAAAACCGACATCTAAATTCCGAAAAATTGTAGATTGCCCGTATGCGAAGTTCAGCGCTGAAAATTGTATTAAGTCTGTTGGTTTGTGCATTGATGAAAGCTTAAATTTGAGTAGACTATTCTATCTACAATTGCCGAATTTTGTCGATTTATGCGTTATGACAATCTCGATAGTCATTCAGAACGTCACGATTCAGTTTGAGGACTCTTTGATACCACTCAATAAAAAGATGTTTAAACCATCGCGCAACATCAAAGTGAGCAACTGGAACAAGCGATACGATATACTTCACTAATGACTGATAAAACCACAGAACATTCTGACCCAGTGATTGCATACGCTCAGCAAGTACTCGAGATTGAAGCCAATGCTATATTAGAAATCTCCGAACATTTGGATGAGTCATTTAGAAGAGCCTGCGACTTAATGCTGGCTTGCAAAGGACGGATTGTGGTTAGCGGTATTGGGAAATCGGGACACATCGCGCGCAAGATCTCCTCCACCTTATCTAGCACTGGCTCACCCTCTTTTTTTGTGCATCCTGCTGAAGCGAGTCACGGGGACTTGGGCATGGTGACCAGTGAGGATGTATTCATTGCAATCTCTTATTCAGGGGAAAGTGCAGAGCTCAATCTCATTGTGCCAGCACTAAAACGAGAGAGCACTAAATTGATAGCAATTACTGGCAACAAGAATTCAACGTTATCGCGTCTTGCGGACATCACTATTGAGTGTCGCGTTTCTCATGAGGCCTGCCCGCTTGGACTGGCACCAACATCCACCACAACAGCAATATTAGCCCTAGGAGACGCACTGGCTATTGCGCTGCTGCGCGCCAAAGGGTTCACGGAACGGGACTTTGCCAAATCGCACCCCGGTGGAACACTTGGACGAAAATTATTAACACGAGTCAACGACATCATGCGCCACGGCGATGAATTTCCCCAAGTAACGCCCGACACAAGCATTCAAAACACCATCATGGAAATAACCTCCAAGAAACTGGGGATGACTGCCGTCATGAGTAACAGGAAGCTCGTCGGCGTCATTACTGATGGAGATCTTAGGAGAATTTTCCAAATTAAAAACTCACTGGACAATATAGTTGCCCGAGAAATGATGACACCGCACCCCAAAACCATTAACGAAAACGCCCTAGCAGCTGAAGCTCTGCAAATCATGGAAGAGCATAGCGTAAACCAGCTGGTGGTCACAGACCAGTTAGAAACCCCGATTGGAGTTTTAGGAATGCACGACCTACTCAGAGCAAAAATCTTATGAAAAAAGAGATTTTAGAAAAAGCAAAAGTCATTGAAGGAATTCTATTTGATGTTGATGGTGTCATGACAGATGGAAAAATTTACTGCTCCGAAAATGGAGAAACCCTTAAAGCCTTTAATGCCGCAGATGGCCTGGGAATCAAGCTGTTGCAGGACTTTAAAATCCTTACGGGCGTAATCAGCGGCAGAGACTCGGCTGCACTTCGATATCGACTAAACGAATTGAATATTCAACATCTTTATTTGGGTGTCGACGACAAACTTAATGCGTTCGAACATTTCTTGAAGCTAACCGGGCTTGCGCCAAACGCTGTGGCTTTTATTGGTGACGATCTACCTGACTTGCCCATCCTAACCCGCTGCGGCCTATCAATTAGTCCTTCAAACGGCTCTAGTGATGTCCTGTCTCGCGTGGACTACGTGACAACACGTCCTGGGGGAGATGGCGCCATTCGAGAAGTCGTGGAAATTCTTATGAAATCCAAAGGAATGTGGGGGAGACATATTGAGGATCTTTGTTGATGCCAAAACTGACGACAAGGTTACTCTTCTTGGTGTTGCTGTCCATACTCGCCTCAGTATCTTGGTGGGCGCACCATGCTGCCCTGTTTTCACCGCATGTAACGCTCGCCTCGAAAACAGTACCAAAATTTTTCCTCAATAAGGTCGTATCCACTCGGTTCAACCAGAGCGGAGAAATTGCATCAATCTTCGAGTTTGATTCTATTACCCAATCTGAATTGGAGAACGAATCGCAAACTATTAGACCAAAGCTCATATTTCACAACAGTCCCACATCCGAATTCACTGTAACGGCGGACGCTGGTAGAGCTAAAAATAATGAAACAATCGACCTAATGGGGAATGTGACACTTAAAATTACAAGTGCGGAATCAGTGCCTACAAGCGTCGCCACCGACTTCGTAATCGTAGAAATCCCTAGCCAGATTGCTAGAACAGACCACAAGACGACAATTACCCGTCAATCGTCGGTCGGCTTTTCTCACGGATTCATATATCATGCCAAGGACGGACTTCTTGATCTTTTATCGAACGTAACAATGACTTACGATGATTAAAAATAATTCAAAACTCGTACGAAAAGAATTAACGTCATGGAAAATTCTTCTATTGCTTCCTCTAATATTCAATCCTTTTCAGTCATTAGCCGAAAAAGCTGACAGGGAAAAGCCCATCAATATCGAATCAGATAGCGGATACATGGATGACAAAACAAGTACTGCGGTCTTTAAAGGGAACGTTGTACTCACGCAAGGAACGTTGCTAATCAAAGCAGATACGCTTACTGTTCTTCAGGAAAATGACGAGTTTAAGCAAGGGATTGCTCTCGGGGAACTCGCCTACTTCAGACAAAAACGTGAAGGCTATAAAGACTATATAGAGGGTGAGGCGAAGCGCATCGAATTCGATGCGATCACAGATCAACTGACGATGGTTGACAGTGCCAAACTTTGGCGCGATGGAGACCAAGTAGAAGGAAAGTTTATCCATTACGATGCCGTCACTGAAACATTTACGGTCAGGAGCGACGGAGGAAACAAAGATGCTAGAAACCCTTCCAACGGAAGAGTGAAAGTGATAATTCAACCCAAACAACGCGTAGAACCCTGAGCCAGGCCAAGGAATATCACTGGTCTCTGGCCGTTATGCATCAATGCGAACTGAAGCCAACATGCTTAAAGCTTTAAAACTAAACAAACAATATCGCACAAAAACCGTAGTCCATGACGTCTCTCTCGAGGTGGCGCGTGGCGAAGTAATTGGACTACTAGGGCCCAATGGCGCCGGCAAAACGACAACCTTCTACATGATTGTCGGCATTACCCCTTGCACCAACGGCAACCTATATCTCGATGGAACCGATATCACCCATCTACCCATTCATCGACGCGCGCAATTAGGTATTAGTTATTTGCCACAAGAAATGTCCATATTCAGAAAGCTCAATGTGGAAGAAAATATTCGAGCAATTCTTGAGCTACAAGAACGCAGTGACATCGCCGAGCGTCTGGAGCAGTTGCTCGAAGATTTAAGCATAACGCACCTACGAAAAAACTCATCAGCATCCCTCTCTGGAGGCGAGCGAAGGCGAGTAGAAATTGCGCGAACACTCGCCACCGAACCCAGCTTCATACTTCTAGATGAACCGTTCGCTGGCGTAGCTCCTATTGCCGTTTTAGATATTAAGGAAATTATTCGATATCTTGTAAAACAAAAAATTGGAGTAATCATTACGGATCACAACGTTCGAGAAACTTTAGAT encodes:
- a CDS encoding ABC transporter permease translates to MSGFSTLFLKEVLRFWKVPLQTLGAPVLTALLYLLIFSHALKNRISVYPDLEIDYATFLVPGLAMMSLLQNSFANTSSSLAQSKMMGSIVFILLTPLSHHAFFAAYISAACLRGLIVASGVIIASMFFVSIPISNIFYILFFGACGGVILGSLGLIAGIWADKFDQVAAFQNFVILPMTFLSGVFYSVESLPPLWQMISHANPFFYLNDGFRAGFFGRSDVPVEISICVVSMASLILSLGCLSLIRSGYKLRG
- a CDS encoding BolA family transcriptional regulator, which translates into the protein MVTPDDVKAYIEDSLACNHISVIGDGQHFEAVIVSAAFDGKSRLQRHQIVYIALGDRMKSEIHALSMKTFSPTEWEAQKG
- the hisG gene encoding ATP phosphoribosyltransferase, with protein sequence MALSKGRILEDTLPFLKGMGIHLLDDPEKSRKLIIGTSDPRLRIIIVRASDVPTYVQRGAADLGVAGKDVLLEHDGKGMYEPLDLGIAQCKLMVAVPEGVDYANVIRSGARLRVATKYEKAARNHFAQKGVHIDLIKLYGSMELAPLVGLADAIVDLVSSGKTLKANKLVAVEEVRQISSRLIVSAASLKLKHAMVQPIIDAFRLAVNTLKRSND
- the hisB gene encoding imidazoleglycerol-phosphate dehydratase HisB, which produces MDRIAKVERSTLETQISVEVNLDGVGKSDISTGIGFFDHMLDQVARHGLFDLSIKAEGDLHIDIHHTVEDIGITLGQAFAKALPDKKGTFRYGYCYVPLDEALSRVVVDLSGRPGLEYSVNYVRGRIGDFDVDVIREFFQGFVNQAKVTLHIDNLKGINAHHQAETVFKAFGRALRMAVAVDVRSGGALPSTKGQL
- the murA gene encoding UDP-N-acetylglucosamine 1-carboxyvinyltransferase encodes the protein MEKLVIQGGVELFGEVNVSGAKNAALPILCASLLTSEVVRIRNLPHLQDVTTMLTLLGHIGVDVELDEKMGVLLSAKDVNRLQAPYELVRTMRASVLVLGPLVARFGEAKVSLPGGCAIGQRPVDQHIKGLEAMGARVEIDQGYLYVTAKRLVAAEIVFDLVTVTGTENLMLAATLADGVTILRNAAMEPEVLDLAKCLSAMGAKITGAGTETIRIEGVQSLNGFDHAVMFDRIEAGTYMSAVAATRGELLLKGVDASIISSIMLKLTGAGAVIRHEGDNLLLTVSHQLNPIDIKTAPYPGFPTDMQAQFMALDTIADGTSTISETIFENRFMHAQELKRFGAKIEIQGNMAVIQGVNSLTGAEVMATDLRASAGLIIAGLIASGETAVGRIYHLDRGYERIEEKLGRLGAKIKRVAN
- the hisD gene encoding histidinol dehydrogenase; the protein is MIKVLRYEDACFDQQLRKTLAFEENSASAIEVVVDDILQQVRKYGDAALIALTNKFDQTQAASIEDLTVDREGLRSALSAVDSEVIKALRAASHRIESYHQRQVQGSWSYRDESGSLLGQKIVPLARVGLYVPGGKAAYPSSVLMNAIPARVAGVKEIVMMVPTPNGVVNPVVLAAAHIAGVGRVYQIGGAQAIGALAYGTQTIDKVDKIVGPGNAYVALAKKKVFGVVGIDMIAGPSEILIICDGKTNPDWIVMDLFSQAEHDELAQSILITNDELFLRRVQERVAALLPEMPRKSVIKKSLEDRGALILVKDLSEACKIANSIAPEHLELSVEEPGLLLDQIDNAGAIFMGRYTSEALGDYCAGPNHVLPTSGTARFSSPLGVYDFQKRTSLIEVSESGARDLGRIAAKLAREEGLEAHARSAEKRFQL
- the hisC gene encoding histidinol-phosphate transaminase produces the protein MSRFWSDVVSRLSPYVPGEQAESKTVIKLNTNESPYGPSKKAIEAIARCVGDDLRLYPDPRCSKLREAIASSEGLTVDNVFVGNGSDEVLAHVFRGLFKSNQPVLFPDITYSFYPSYCRLFDLCYEEIPLNADFLIDIEDYSKGNGGIILPNPNAPTGIDIGLPSIRRLLESQSDKTVVIDEAYVDFGAASSVVLIQEFPNLVVTRSLSKSHALAGLRVGYALGHADLIEALHRVKDSFNSYPVDRLASAGAIAAIEDRDYLNKVRLDIMFNRERLSSGLSALGFLVLPSATNFVFARHERFSARVLYHELRQADILVRHFTRPTRIEDFLRITVGTEEMVGQMLERLQLILAH